One Amorphoplanes digitatis genomic window carries:
- a CDS encoding nucleotide sugar dehydrogenase: MSYDVVILGLGYVGLPLAQQAIRAGMSVLGFDVNAAVVDALGAGRSHVDDLSDADVAEMIAGGFRTTTDETRIATADVAVICVPTPLSEGDGPDLRAVTAATAAIGRNLRPGMLVVLESTTYPGTTDDVVRPVLEEHSGLVAGRDFSLAFSPERIDPGNEQFGAHNTPKVVGGFTPACADRVAAFYGRFVETVVRTRGTREAETAKLLENTYRHVNIALVNEMARFCHELDIDLWDVINAASTKPFGFQAFYPGPGVGGHCIPIDPNYLSHNVRSKLGYPFRFVELAQEINATMPAYVARRAQNLLNADGQAVHGASVLLLGVTYKPNIADQRESPATPLARHLTALGARLAYHDPHVGTWSAGGVEVPRTDDLEGAAAAADLVILVQHHREYDADHLAGIAKRFFDTRGVTRGDAAHRL; the protein is encoded by the coding sequence TTGAGCTACGACGTCGTCATCCTCGGACTCGGATACGTGGGGCTGCCGCTCGCGCAGCAGGCCATCCGGGCCGGCATGTCCGTACTCGGCTTCGACGTCAACGCGGCGGTGGTCGACGCGCTCGGCGCGGGCCGCTCGCACGTCGACGACCTGTCCGACGCCGACGTCGCCGAGATGATCGCCGGCGGCTTCCGGACCACCACCGACGAGACCCGGATCGCCACGGCCGACGTCGCGGTGATCTGCGTGCCGACGCCGCTCTCCGAGGGTGACGGCCCGGATCTGCGTGCGGTGACCGCGGCGACCGCGGCCATCGGGCGCAACCTGCGCCCGGGCATGCTCGTCGTGCTCGAGTCCACCACCTACCCGGGCACGACCGACGACGTGGTGCGCCCGGTGCTGGAGGAGCACTCGGGTCTGGTCGCAGGCCGCGACTTCAGCCTGGCGTTCTCGCCCGAGCGGATCGACCCGGGCAACGAGCAGTTCGGCGCGCACAACACCCCGAAGGTCGTCGGCGGATTCACCCCGGCCTGCGCCGACCGGGTCGCCGCGTTCTACGGGCGTTTCGTCGAGACCGTCGTGCGCACCCGCGGCACCCGGGAGGCGGAGACCGCCAAGCTGCTGGAGAACACGTACCGGCATGTGAACATCGCGCTGGTCAACGAGATGGCCCGGTTCTGCCACGAGCTCGACATCGACCTGTGGGACGTCATCAACGCCGCGTCGACGAAGCCGTTCGGCTTCCAGGCGTTCTACCCCGGCCCGGGCGTCGGCGGGCACTGCATCCCGATCGACCCGAACTACCTGAGCCACAACGTACGCAGCAAGCTCGGCTACCCGTTCCGCTTCGTGGAGCTGGCGCAGGAGATCAACGCGACGATGCCGGCGTACGTGGCCCGGCGGGCGCAGAACCTGCTCAACGCCGACGGGCAGGCCGTGCACGGCGCCTCGGTGCTGCTGCTCGGGGTCACCTACAAGCCGAACATCGCCGACCAGCGGGAGTCGCCGGCGACGCCGCTCGCCCGCCACCTCACCGCGCTCGGCGCGAGGCTGGCCTACCACGACCCGCACGTGGGCACGTGGAGCGCCGGCGGCGTCGAGGTGCCGCGCACCGACGACCTCGAGGGCGCCGCCGCGGCCGCCGACCTGGTGATCCTCGTCCAGCACCACCGCGAGTACGACGCCGACCACCTGGCCGGGATCGCCAAGCGCTTCTTCGACACCCGGGGCGTGACCCGCGGCGACGCGGCACACCGGCTGTGA
- a CDS encoding acyltransferase family protein produces MTETSVAAAAPAHRAGPRHAAPGPGATRVAAPARHRRDIEGLRAVAVLLVVAYHCGIPFLTGGYVGVDVFFVISGFLITGLLLREAERTGRVSIRRFYARRALRLLPASTVVVVATMVAAALWLPPLRLTAILSDALHTTIYAMNWRLAAIGTDYLNAEAEPSPLQHFWSLAVEEQFYLVWPLLMLLIVVRRRGRGLGTVLAVLTAGSLLLSVWQTRHNAGWAYFGAHTRAWELGVGALLAVGAARLGRLASGVSRALTACGLAAIMISALGYTAGTPFPGYAALLPVLGAAAVIAGGCTDQPDQAGLLGRPVMQGIGRLSYSWYLWHWPALLIAPYALGHALATWENVAVVLGALLLAGLTYACVENPVRHLATLRDRPWRGIGVGAALSLAAAGLCGLIAFTAGHASGISTYKAAPLTDAHRLGQSLAAAVAMPAVPRNLTPGLATAADDKPRIYREKCAGAFDDAEVKTPCAYGDLASPTTVVLFGDSHAGHWFPAMEAIANQRSWKLVMVTKSACSAADTLIYEDALKREFTECVQWRKAAWQHIRALNPAIVVMASTAPSAEALKVTGTQDQAWVDAWKRSVDAVSGPGTRVYFINDTPWQAGPMPDCLSAHLNDPRVCARSRKAAVNVPQRRKLVMAAVRERGATVIDPLPWFCTASRCPGIVGNMLVYKDQHHMTTAYSRFLAPLLSARLKP; encoded by the coding sequence GTGACCGAAACGAGCGTCGCGGCGGCCGCGCCGGCGCATCGCGCGGGGCCCCGCCACGCCGCGCCCGGACCGGGCGCCACCCGGGTGGCCGCGCCCGCGCGGCACCGGCGGGACATCGAGGGGCTGCGGGCGGTCGCGGTGCTCCTGGTGGTCGCGTACCACTGCGGGATCCCGTTCCTGACCGGCGGCTACGTCGGCGTCGACGTGTTCTTCGTCATCTCCGGCTTCCTCATCACCGGGCTGCTGCTGCGCGAGGCCGAGCGCACCGGCCGGGTCTCGATCCGGCGCTTCTACGCACGCCGCGCGCTGCGGCTGCTGCCCGCCTCGACCGTCGTGGTCGTGGCGACGATGGTCGCCGCGGCGCTGTGGCTGCCGCCGCTGCGGCTGACCGCGATCCTCTCGGACGCGCTGCACACCACGATCTACGCGATGAACTGGCGGCTGGCCGCGATCGGCACGGACTACCTCAACGCCGAGGCGGAACCGTCGCCGCTCCAGCACTTCTGGTCCCTCGCGGTGGAGGAGCAGTTCTACCTGGTCTGGCCGCTGCTGATGCTGCTCATCGTCGTGCGCCGCCGGGGCCGCGGGCTCGGCACGGTCCTGGCCGTGCTGACCGCCGGCTCGCTGCTGCTCTCCGTCTGGCAGACCCGGCACAACGCCGGCTGGGCCTACTTCGGCGCGCACACCCGCGCCTGGGAGCTGGGCGTCGGCGCCCTGCTCGCGGTCGGCGCGGCCCGGCTGGGCCGGCTCGCATCCGGTGTGTCCCGGGCGCTGACCGCGTGCGGGCTCGCCGCGATCATGATCTCGGCGCTGGGCTACACCGCGGGGACGCCGTTCCCCGGGTACGCGGCGCTGCTCCCGGTGCTCGGCGCCGCGGCGGTCATCGCCGGCGGCTGCACGGATCAGCCGGATCAGGCGGGGCTGCTGGGGCGGCCGGTGATGCAGGGCATCGGCCGGCTCTCCTACTCCTGGTACCTCTGGCACTGGCCGGCGCTGCTCATCGCCCCGTACGCGCTCGGCCACGCGCTCGCCACCTGGGAGAACGTGGCGGTCGTGCTGGGCGCGCTGCTGCTCGCCGGTCTCACCTACGCGTGCGTGGAGAACCCGGTGCGGCACCTGGCCACGCTGCGCGACCGGCCCTGGCGCGGAATCGGCGTCGGCGCCGCGCTCTCGCTGGCGGCGGCCGGGCTCTGCGGGCTCATCGCGTTCACGGCCGGGCACGCGAGCGGGATCAGCACCTACAAGGCGGCCCCGCTGACCGACGCGCACCGGCTGGGGCAGAGCCTCGCGGCGGCCGTCGCCATGCCCGCCGTGCCGCGCAACCTCACGCCGGGGCTGGCGACGGCCGCCGACGACAAGCCGCGGATCTACCGGGAGAAGTGCGCCGGCGCGTTCGACGACGCCGAGGTCAAGACGCCCTGCGCGTACGGCGACCTGGCGTCGCCCACCACGGTGGTGCTGTTCGGCGACTCGCACGCCGGGCACTGGTTCCCCGCGATGGAGGCCATCGCCAACCAGCGGAGCTGGAAGCTCGTCATGGTCACCAAGAGCGCCTGCTCCGCCGCGGACACCCTCATCTACGAGGACGCGCTCAAGCGCGAGTTCACCGAGTGCGTCCAGTGGCGCAAGGCCGCCTGGCAGCACATCCGCGCGCTGAACCCGGCGATCGTGGTCATGGCCTCGACCGCGCCGAGCGCCGAGGCGCTCAAGGTGACCGGCACGCAGGACCAGGCCTGGGTCGACGCGTGGAAGCGGTCCGTTGACGCGGTGTCCGGGCCGGGCACGAGGGTCTACTTCATCAACGACACGCCCTGGCAGGCCGGGCCGATGCCCGACTGCCTCTCCGCGCACCTGAACGACCCTCGGGTCTGCGCCCGCAGCCGGAAGGCCGCGGTCAACGTGCCGCAGCGGCGCAAGCTGGTGATGGCCGCGGTCCGGGAGCGGGGCGCGACGGTCATCGACCCGCTGCCGTGGTTCTGCACCGCGAGCCGATGCCCCGGGATTGTCGGCAACATGCTGGTCTACAAGGACCAGCACCATATGACCACGGCGTACAGCAGATTCCTCGCACCGCTGCTGTCCGCGCGGCTGAAACCCTGA
- a CDS encoding amidohydrolase family protein, whose protein sequence is MAMHVRGTVLPDGEVRDLWLVGDRVTFEPVADAETISDGGFVVPGLVDAHCHLGIQYGAKPIESLDQARELAHTDRDAGVLALRDAGSPYPYPELDDEPGIPRLVRAGRHVAPTRRYLRDIGIEVDAADVAATVTEQAKAGTGWVKLVGDWIDRSVGDLAPSWDPATMAAAVAAAHAAGARAAVHTFSEEGVAQMVRAGVDSVEHGTGLSLDLIDEMARRGTALVPTMINIRTFGGIADQARAKFPGYADHMIALRDGFPAVVAAAHEAGVPIYVGTDAGGSIRHGLAADEMLLLHEAGIPAADVLAAASWRAREWLGFPGLVEDGLADLVVYETDPRRDLRVVRAPSRIVLRGRVIR, encoded by the coding sequence ATGGCGATGCATGTGCGGGGGACAGTCCTGCCCGACGGCGAGGTCCGGGACCTCTGGCTGGTCGGTGACCGGGTCACGTTCGAGCCGGTCGCGGACGCCGAGACGATCAGCGACGGCGGTTTCGTCGTGCCCGGGCTGGTCGACGCGCACTGCCACCTCGGCATCCAGTACGGCGCCAAGCCGATCGAGAGCCTGGACCAGGCCCGGGAGCTCGCACACACCGACCGTGACGCCGGGGTGCTCGCGCTGCGTGACGCCGGGTCGCCCTACCCGTATCCCGAGCTCGACGACGAGCCCGGCATCCCCCGCCTGGTCCGGGCCGGCCGCCACGTCGCGCCCACCCGGCGCTACCTGCGCGACATCGGCATCGAGGTCGACGCCGCGGACGTGGCCGCGACCGTCACCGAGCAGGCCAAGGCCGGCACCGGCTGGGTGAAGCTGGTCGGCGACTGGATCGACCGGTCGGTCGGCGACCTCGCCCCGTCCTGGGACCCGGCCACCATGGCCGCCGCCGTCGCGGCCGCACACGCCGCCGGCGCCCGCGCGGCCGTGCACACGTTCTCCGAGGAGGGCGTCGCCCAGATGGTCCGCGCCGGCGTCGACTCGGTCGAGCACGGCACCGGCCTGTCCCTCGACCTGATCGACGAGATGGCCCGCCGCGGCACCGCCCTGGTCCCCACAATGATCAACATTCGCACCTTCGGCGGCATCGCCGACCAGGCCCGCGCCAAGTTCCCCGGCTACGCCGACCACATGATCGCCCTACGCGACGGCTTCCCGGCCGTCGTCGCCGCGGCCCACGAGGCCGGCGTCCCCATCTACGTCGGCACCGACGCCGGCGGCAGCATCCGCCACGGCCTGGCCGCCGACGAGATGCTCCTCCTCCACGAGGCCGGCATCCCGGCCGCCGACGTCCTCGCCGCCGCATCCTGGCGCGCCCGTGAATGGCTCGGCTTCCCCGGCCTGGTCGAGGACGGCCTAGCCGACCTGGTCGTATACGAAACCGACCCGCGCCGCGACCTACGGGTGGTCCGCGCCCCAAGCCGAATCGTCCTGCGCGGCCGCGTAATCCGCTGA
- a CDS encoding stealth family protein yields the protein MNHAVEARGTGRLINRLDYIRRKDNGVSLRRILRLAPWGVRARIFSSVQRRVLPRVGPEQRLLLARRIVPLSRPPRLPMMRVAKGAPTMRVRHGRGWVTARRDATTGPAQVRRENLDRAVAALDTLGVDWFRVPARTFRHTALAVPVRDRAVVVRMLEDLTAGGAGLLEVVRPHGRRGRRARRGATILRVCWPVTDPDGNLVLGPDLGCEIEFWREQDGNLIGPRSKADVVPADEPLVTAPEAAFGPFHAPDEPARYRTREQFTLPTPERVSFPIDAVYTWVDGADPVWQARKKTALAANAWLDDASRLSANDSRYASRDELRYSLRALHCFAPWVRHVFLVTDDQVPAWLDTDHPRLTVVSHREIFGATGTLPTFNSQAIESRLHRIPGLSEHFLYLNDDVFLGRPVAPEMFFTPGGLTRFFQSPARVDSAPRTPGDPPADSAGKNNRELIKAAFGRVLTRKMMHTPHPSRRSVIEEIENRFAEHVDATASHQFRHPDDISLLSSLQQYYAYLTGRGVSGTIAYRYNDLADPATPFKLAELLRKRNLDAFCLNDTDTTGVAAAEQAALLGDFLPAYLPFVSPYELAEPRPATAPPAQPAAPARQIGRQAGPGTPAADAARPVLAAGASTGDPTSTNTPVA from the coding sequence ATGAATCACGCCGTTGAGGCACGAGGAACCGGGCGGCTGATCAACCGGCTCGACTACATCCGGCGGAAGGACAACGGCGTGTCTCTGCGGCGGATCCTGCGACTGGCACCCTGGGGCGTCCGAGCGCGCATCTTCAGCTCCGTGCAGCGGCGGGTCCTGCCCCGGGTCGGACCCGAGCAGCGCCTCCTGCTCGCCCGCCGGATCGTGCCGCTGTCGCGCCCGCCGCGGCTGCCGATGATGCGGGTCGCCAAGGGCGCGCCGACCATGCGGGTCCGCCACGGCCGGGGCTGGGTGACGGCCCGCCGGGACGCCACGACCGGCCCGGCCCAGGTTCGCCGCGAGAACCTCGACCGCGCCGTCGCCGCCCTGGACACCTTGGGCGTCGACTGGTTCCGGGTGCCCGCCCGCACGTTCCGGCACACCGCGCTGGCCGTACCGGTGCGGGACCGGGCCGTGGTGGTCCGGATGCTGGAGGACCTGACGGCAGGCGGTGCCGGCCTGCTCGAGGTCGTGCGGCCGCACGGCCGCCGCGGCCGGCGGGCCCGGCGCGGCGCGACCATCCTGCGGGTCTGCTGGCCGGTCACCGACCCGGACGGGAACCTGGTGCTCGGACCCGACCTCGGCTGCGAGATCGAGTTCTGGCGCGAGCAGGACGGCAACCTGATCGGCCCGCGCAGCAAGGCCGACGTGGTCCCGGCCGACGAGCCGCTGGTCACCGCCCCCGAGGCCGCGTTCGGCCCGTTCCACGCGCCGGACGAGCCGGCCCGGTACCGGACCCGGGAGCAGTTCACGCTGCCCACCCCGGAGCGGGTCAGCTTCCCCATCGACGCCGTGTACACCTGGGTCGACGGCGCCGACCCGGTCTGGCAGGCCCGCAAGAAGACCGCGCTGGCCGCGAACGCCTGGCTGGACGACGCGAGCCGGCTCTCCGCCAACGACTCCCGCTACGCCTCCCGCGACGAGCTGCGCTACTCGCTGCGCGCCCTGCACTGCTTCGCCCCGTGGGTGCGGCACGTCTTCCTGGTCACCGACGACCAGGTGCCGGCCTGGCTGGACACCGATCACCCGCGGCTCACCGTCGTCAGCCACCGCGAGATCTTCGGCGCAACCGGCACGCTGCCGACCTTCAACTCGCAGGCCATCGAGTCGCGGCTGCACCGCATCCCGGGCCTGAGCGAGCACTTCCTCTACCTCAACGACGACGTCTTCCTCGGCCGCCCGGTCGCGCCGGAGATGTTCTTCACCCCCGGCGGGCTGACCCGCTTCTTCCAGTCGCCCGCGCGCGTCGACTCCGCGCCGCGCACACCCGGTGACCCGCCCGCCGACTCGGCCGGGAAGAACAACCGGGAGCTGATCAAGGCGGCGTTCGGGCGGGTGCTGACCCGCAAGATGATGCACACCCCGCACCCGTCGCGGCGCAGCGTCATCGAGGAGATCGAGAACCGGTTCGCCGAGCACGTCGACGCCACCGCGTCGCACCAGTTCCGGCACCCCGACGACATCTCGCTGCTCTCGTCGTTGCAGCAGTACTACGCGTACCTGACCGGGCGGGGCGTGTCGGGGACGATCGCGTACCGCTACAACGACCTGGCGGACCCGGCGACGCCGTTCAAGCTCGCCGAGCTGCTGCGCAAGCGCAACCTCGACGCGTTCTGCCTCAACGACACCGACACCACGGGCGTCGCCGCGGCCGAGCAGGCGGCGCTGCTCGGCGACTTCCTCCCCGCGTACCTGCCGTTCGTCTCGCCGTACGAGCTGGCCGAGCCGCGGCCCGCCACCGCGCCGCCCGCACAGCCGGCGGCGCCGGCCCGGCAGATCGGCCGGCAGGCCGGACCGGGCACGCCGGCGGCCGACGCCGCCCGGCCCGTCCTGGCCGCCGGCGCGAGCACGGGCGATCCGACCTCCACCAACACGCCCGTCGCCTGA
- the ffh gene encoding signal recognition particle protein, with translation MFDTLSDRLSGIFTKLRGKGKLTDADIDATAREIRLALLEADVALPVVKSFIANLKERARGAEVSAALNPAQHIIKIVHEELITVLGGEGRRLQFAKQPPTVIMLAGLQGSGKTTLAGKLSRWLKAQGHQVLLVAADLQRPNAVNQLQVLGTRAGVDVYAPSPGNGVGDPVQVAKDSIEHAKRTAKDIVIVDTAGRLGIDAEMMQQARDIRDAVDPDEVIFVIDAMVGQDAVTTAEAFRDGVGITGVVLSKLDGDARGGAALSVRHVTGEPILFASTGEKLEDFDVFHPDRMASRILGMGDVLTLIEQAEQAFDEDQKEKMTSKLLGGEQFTLEDFLDQLIAVRRMGPIANVLAMMPGMGQMKGQLDELDDSHFDRVTAIIRSMTPGERTNPKIINGSRRARIANGSGVTVMDVNQLLNRFADAQKMMKQMGGMMGLPGANRRKATKSPKNKRKGTKGGNRPRVGGMPGGFPGGMPQLPPGMDPSSLGGGPGQGLPPGFKLPKLDFNKLTNPKRDDDKR, from the coding sequence GTGTTTGACACCTTGAGCGACCGCCTCTCCGGGATCTTCACCAAGCTCCGTGGCAAGGGCAAGCTCACCGACGCCGACATCGACGCCACCGCCCGCGAGATCCGTCTCGCGCTGCTCGAGGCGGACGTCGCGCTGCCGGTGGTCAAGTCGTTCATCGCCAACCTCAAGGAGCGGGCCCGCGGCGCCGAGGTGTCGGCGGCGCTCAACCCGGCCCAGCACATCATCAAGATCGTCCACGAGGAGCTCATCACCGTCCTCGGCGGCGAGGGCCGGCGGTTGCAGTTCGCCAAGCAGCCGCCGACGGTGATCATGCTGGCCGGCCTCCAGGGTTCGGGTAAGACGACGCTGGCCGGCAAGCTGTCGCGCTGGCTCAAGGCCCAGGGCCACCAGGTCCTGCTTGTCGCGGCCGACCTGCAACGCCCGAACGCGGTCAACCAGCTCCAGGTCCTCGGCACCCGGGCCGGCGTCGACGTGTACGCGCCCTCGCCCGGCAACGGCGTCGGCGACCCGGTGCAGGTCGCCAAGGACTCGATCGAGCACGCCAAGCGGACGGCGAAGGACATCGTCATCGTCGACACCGCCGGTCGCCTCGGCATCGACGCGGAGATGATGCAGCAGGCCCGCGACATCCGCGACGCCGTCGACCCCGACGAGGTCATCTTCGTCATCGACGCGATGGTCGGTCAGGACGCGGTCACCACGGCCGAGGCGTTCCGCGACGGAGTGGGCATCACCGGCGTGGTCCTCTCCAAGCTGGACGGCGACGCCCGCGGCGGCGCGGCGCTGTCGGTCCGGCACGTCACCGGCGAGCCGATCCTCTTCGCGTCCACGGGCGAGAAGCTCGAGGACTTCGACGTCTTCCACCCCGACCGGATGGCGAGCCGCATCCTCGGCATGGGTGACGTGCTGACCCTCATCGAGCAGGCCGAACAGGCCTTCGACGAGGATCAGAAGGAGAAGATGACCTCCAAGCTGCTCGGTGGCGAGCAGTTCACCCTGGAGGACTTCCTCGACCAGCTCATCGCGGTCCGGCGGATGGGCCCGATCGCGAACGTGCTGGCGATGATGCCCGGCATGGGCCAGATGAAGGGCCAGCTGGACGAGCTCGACGACAGCCACTTCGACCGGGTCACGGCGATCATCCGCTCGATGACCCCGGGCGAGCGCACCAACCCGAAGATCATCAACGGCTCCCGCCGTGCCCGCATCGCCAACGGCTCCGGCGTGACGGTGATGGATGTCAACCAGCTGCTCAACCGCTTCGCCGACGCGCAGAAGATGATGAAGCAGATGGGCGGCATGATGGGCCTGCCGGGCGCCAACCGTCGCAAGGCGACAAAGAGCCCGAAGAACAAGCGCAAGGGCACCAAGGGTGGCAACCGGCCGCGCGTGGGCGGAATGCCGGGCGGCTTCCCGGGCGGCATGCCGCAGCTACCGCCGGGCATGGACCCGAGCTCGCTCGGCGGCGGGCCGGGCCAGGGGCTTCCGCCGGGCTTCAAGCTCCCGAAGCTCGACTTCAACAAGCTCACCAACCCGAAGCGCGACGACGACAAGCGCTGA